Proteins from a single region of Bactrocera neohumeralis isolate Rockhampton unplaced genomic scaffold, APGP_CSIRO_Bneo_wtdbg2-racon-allhic-juicebox.fasta_v2 cluster10, whole genome shotgun sequence:
- the LOC126765313 gene encoding uncharacterized protein LOC126765313: MARLKSRQINIRMETFFIFLSPFVTAISSKNSESKTAHNLEDIKCRKQPAVGGNVLLAAAREAEYSVFRTVERISNEMDIEDIQITPKTVKSAISAPRASAPPIAVPRTRRVLSPPRQSSAATLRDTNEDPFEENLPPRCSLCHRPHVLKRCTIFKSMKTAQRQQIARAHGHCMSCLADSHTTFDCPTDESCQYCQRPHHTLVHRFPRRVNPPATHINNRHSKTRILSSAEEYAIPGTPGERTRDHLRQTTVIVINNANQLG, from the exons atggccagattgaaatcccgccaaattaatattcgaatggagacatttttcatttttttgtctccATTTGTAACGGCCATTAGTTCGAAGAATAGCGAAAGCAAAACAGCACATAATTTGGAAGAT ataaaatgccgaaaacaaccaGCAGTTGGAGGAAATGTGTTGCTGGCTGCAGCGAGGGAGGCAGAATATTCAGTTTTCCGAACGGTGGAACGGATCTCGAACG AAATGGACATAGAAGACATCCAAATTACTCCCAAGACTGTGAAGTCCGCGATTTCTGCGCCTAGAGCATCAGCTCCACCCATCGCCGTACCAAGGACACGAAGAGTCTTGAGTCCGCCAAGGCAATCATCTGCTGCAACACTTAGGGATACAAATGAAGatccatttgaagaaaatttgccTCCACGATGCAGCTTATGCCATCGACCCCATGTTCTGAAGAGGTGCACCATCTTCAAAAGCATGAAGACAGCTCAACGCCAACAGATCGCCCGCGCACACGGCCATTGCATGAGTTGCTTGGCAGACTCCCACACCACATTCGATTGCCCAACCGACGAGTCATGCCAATATTGTCAACGCCCTCATCATACCCTAGTTCATCGATTCCCTCGCCGAGTCAATCCGCCAGCAACCCACATAAATAACAGGCACAGCAAAACGAGGATCCTGTCCAGCGCCGAAGAGTACGCCATTCCAGGCACACCAGGGGAGCGTACTCGCGACCACCTCCGCCAAACTACGGTCATCGTAATCAACAACGCAAACCAACTGGGCTGA